The window CTCTCCCTGGGGGACCTCCTGGCGGCGGCGAAGAACGGCGGGGTCTACTGCGACGCCTGCTTCACCGGCGACTACCCCGTCGGCGTGGCGCCAGGCGGGGGATCCTGCGCATGAGCCGGCCCCTGGACGAACTGGCCGGCGCCTTCGTCGACCACCTCCGCTACGAGCGCAACGCGCCGCCCCGAACCGTCAGCAGCTACGCGGGGGACCTCCGGCAGTTCGTCGATTTCCTGCGCCGCACCGACGCCGACGGGAAACCCTTCCTCCCCGACGTGGACGACCTCGACCACCTGACCCTCCGGGAGTTCATGGGCTACCTCTACCAGAGAGGCCTCACGCGGCGCAGCATCTCCCGGAAGATCTCCACCCTGAGGGCGTTCTACCGCTACCTGTGCCGCCAGGAGCTGGTGAAGGCGAACCCCACGCTGCGGGTGTCCCTCCCGAAGGTGCCCAAGGTCATCCCGCCCCACCTGGAGGCTGACCAGGTGCGCGCCCTGGTGGAGGCCCCCCCGGCGGACACCGACGCGGGGGCCCGGGACCGCGCCATCCTGGAGCTGCTCTACGCCACGGGGGCCCGCGTGGGGGAGCTGACCGGCCTCAACCTCGAGGACCTGAACCTCACGGAGCGGATGATCCGGGTGCGGGGCAAGGGGCGCAAGGAGCGGGAGGTCCCCTTCGGCGAGCCCGCCCGCCGTGCCCTCGACGCCTGGATGAGCGTCCGGCAGCGGCTCCTCTTCGCCGGGCGCGAGGGGGTGCGCGACTCCCGGGCGGTCTTCCTGAACCTGCGCGGGGGCCGCCTGACCGCCCGGTCGGTCCTGCGCCTGGTCCAGCACTGGATGAGCACCACCGCCACCCGTCTCGACATCTCCCCCCACGCCCTCCGTCACTCCTTCGCCACCCACCTGCTCAACGCGGGGGCCGACCTGCGGCTCATCCAGGAGCTGCTGGGGCACTCCAGCCTCTCCACCACCCAAAAGTACACCCACCTCTCCGTGGAGACCCTCATGCAGGTCTACCGCAAGTCCCACCCGCGGGCCTGACGGGAAAGCGCCGTGAACGTCCTCCTGGTCCGGGCCAAGCCCGACTTCACCGACATGATCTACGGCCTCCCCGTCGGCCTGGCCTTCGTGGCGGCCCACGCCCGCCAGGCCGGTCACCGGGTCGCCGTCGCGGACCTGGCGCTGAGCCGGTCCACGACGGAGGCCGACGAACGCCTGATCTCGCGCCTGCGCGAAACGAAACCCGACGTGGTGGGCTTCACCGCCATGACGGTGGAGTACCGGTCGGCCGCCCGGGCCGCCCGGCTGGTCCGCGAGCACCTCCCGTCGGCCACCGTGGTCTTCGGGGGACAGCACCCCACGGTCCGGGCCGCGGAGACGGCAGCGGAGCCCTTCTGCGACGGGGTGGTCCGGGGGGAGGGGGAGGAGGTTTTCACGGCGCTGCTCGGCGGCCTGGAGAGCGGCGCCGATCTGTCGAAGCTTCGCGGACTGGCCTTCCGCCGGGACGGCGAGGTGGTCCTGA of the Acidobacteriota bacterium genome contains:
- the xerC gene encoding tyrosine recombinase XerC, giving the protein MSRPLDELAGAFVDHLRYERNAPPRTVSSYAGDLRQFVDFLRRTDADGKPFLPDVDDLDHLTLREFMGYLYQRGLTRRSISRKISTLRAFYRYLCRQELVKANPTLRVSLPKVPKVIPPHLEADQVRALVEAPPADTDAGARDRAILELLYATGARVGELTGLNLEDLNLTERMIRVRGKGRKEREVPFGEPARRALDAWMSVRQRLLFAGREGVRDSRAVFLNLRGGRLTARSVLRLVQHWMSTTATRLDISPHALRHSFATHLLNAGADLRLIQELLGHSSLSTTQKYTHLSVETLMQVYRKSHPRA